TACCGAGTTGATATTGTGCATTAACATGCCCCTGCTCTGCGGCTAAACGATAGCAATGACGGGCTTCATCGTAATTAACTTGTATGCCAAGCCCTTTTTCATATAAAAGGCCCAGCTGATATTCGGCCTCTGCATCATTTTGAGTTGTAGCCGCACGGAACCATTTAAAGGCTTCTTGGTAATTTGGAAAGCTTTGTTCATCGCCTAGAGCAAGAAACCCAAGCTGTAGCTGAGCTTGTACATGATTTTGTATGGCCGCACGTTTTAACCACTTAACACCAGTTTCATCATAGCCTGTTTCAATATAGAGCATGCCTAAATCAAAATTTGCGCTAACATGTTCATTGGCAGCTGCTTTTAAAAACCATTCAATCGCTTGAGCGTTTGCTACTTTCGTATGTTGCTGTTTATAAATAAGCCCGAGTGAATATTGTGCGTTTGTATGTCCATGATTGGCCGCAAGAGTGAGCCATTTGATAGCTTCTTCTTCATTTTGAGCAATACCTTGTCCTGCTTTATAGAGAAGGGAAAGCTGGAATTGCGCGCTTGTATGATGTTGCATTGCTGCTGATAAAAACCAGTAAGCCGCTTCTTCAAAAGATTGTGTGACACCTTGTCCTTTTGAATGCAAGTAGCCAAGGTTGTATTGAGCACTTGCATCACCAGCCTTCGCCGCCTGTAAAAATAATTCCGCAGATTTTGCGTAATTTTGAGTAACCCCTTGTCCATTGTGGTATAAAAAGCCAAGGTTGTTTAGCGCGCTCGTATTGCCTTGAGCAATTGCGAGTTCATACCACTTTGCCGCTTCTTTAAAGTTTAGGGGGACGCCTTTCCCTTGATTGTATAATGAGCCAAGGTTGTATTGAGCGTCTGGATTGCCAGCGGTAGCTGCTAATAGATACAGTTCCGCCGCTTTTTGCTCATCCTGCTCGACACCATTGCCAAGTTGATACAACACGCCTAATGCATATTGAGCGTTTGAATCCTGTTGATCAGCCGCCAGCGTATACCATTTTGCTGCCTCTATATAATTCCGCTTAACCCCCTTGCCGTGATTATACAAAACACCGAGATTGTATTGGGCACTGTTATTCCCTTTTTGAGCGGCGATTAAAAACCATTTAGCGGCATCCTCGTAATTGTGTGTTACCAAATCAAGCGTTTCATAATCGCTAGTTGTTGGGAGGTTTTCTACATCTAACAGAGCGGCTTTCGTTAATTTTTCGCCTTTTGATAAGTTTTGGATATACCAATCCGTTACATCAATTAAATAATCGAGCACCATTTGGGCTACTTTTGTATTAATTAATTCATTGGTGTTCGTTATGGTCATTTTTTGAATTAAATTCATCAACAAATACATACGACGTGGTTTTATTTTTTCAGTAAAGCTTTTGTTATTCAAGAGTGTACGTAATTCGTTTTTTGTACCATCCTTTTTCATATCTTTGGCATATAAATCGCGAACGATAATGCTTAAGGCGATATTAGCTTTCTTTAAAGACAGGCTTGGCTTTGAGATTGTATAGCGTGCAGAGCCTTGAAGAGCGTCAGTTAATGGACGATGTGTTGCTGGAATCCTATTGCAAAGTGTTGTGAGCAAGTCGCGATCTACCATAAACGTAGTCACTCCTTCCGATATTCGTTAAGTATCCTTTTTATCGGAAAGTTCTGAAGAAAGTGGAGTATTTCTGATGGGGGGACATTCTGAACGAATAGCTAGAGTAAAGTTGGACATTGTAATTTGCTAAAATAGTCGATAGAATTTAGTAAATATTTCTATTTCAAAGGAGCATGCAAAATGGAGCAAACAATTGTGTTAATTCCTGCGTTGAACCCATTACCAACCATTGTACACTTTGTAGAAAAATTAAAAACGCTTGCAATCGAAAAGATTATTATCATTAATGATGGTAGTGATGTGAAATATAATGAAATTTTTAAGCAATTGCTCAAGCAAGATTGTATTGTCTTAACGCATGAGCGAAACATTGGAAAAGGTCA
This portion of the Solibacillus daqui genome encodes:
- a CDS encoding SEL1-like repeat protein encodes the protein MVDRDLLTTLCNRIPATHRPLTDALQGSARYTISKPSLSLKKANIALSIIVRDLYAKDMKKDGTKNELRTLLNNKSFTEKIKPRRMYLLMNLIQKMTITNTNELINTKVAQMVLDYLIDVTDWYIQNLSKGEKLTKAALLDVENLPTTSDYETLDLVTHNYEDAAKWFLIAAQKGNNSAQYNLGVLYNHGKGVKRNYIEAAKWYTLAADQQDSNAQYALGVLYQLGNGVEQDEQKAAELYLLAATAGNPDAQYNLGSLYNQGKGVPLNFKEAAKWYELAIAQGNTSALNNLGFLYHNGQGVTQNYAKSAELFLQAAKAGDASAQYNLGYLHSKGQGVTQSFEEAAYWFLSAAMQHHTSAQFQLSLLYKAGQGIAQNEEEAIKWLTLAANHGHTNAQYSLGLIYKQQHTKVANAQAIEWFLKAAANEHVSANFDLGMLYIETGYDETGVKWLKRAAIQNHVQAQLQLGFLALGDEQSFPNYQEAFKWFRAATTQNDAEAEYQLGLLYEKGLGIQVNYDEARHCYRLAAEQGHVNAQYQLGNIFDKGLGTKRDFNEAFKWITLAAKKELGKAQFQLAQMYANGEGTAQDYQEAAKWYRRAAQQGHIKAKFQLGMLYKKGLGVAQDYTEATRWLKEAIEQNL